The following coding sequences lie in one Apium graveolens cultivar Ventura chromosome 3, ASM990537v1, whole genome shotgun sequence genomic window:
- the LOC141710795 gene encoding type I inositol polyphosphate 5-phosphatase 8-like isoform X1, with translation MLIYQRHLINPFLDFKMAGVCNKQLKSSWSKKVARKWLNIQSGADEFHSDHLTKAMLQRRDGRMSYLSENSCAIVPEEFTGDWLIEAKDESIGISKLIPEIPVIHNPLNLRLAVGTWNVGGNSPNEDLNLNNWLTTGVPADIYVIGFQEIVPLNAGNVLGAEDSGPAAKWLSIIRQALNSQNPGPQLPDYYNCTPDAEVSEERTCPLSSSEEDSQSPPCCSGRQDGYTLVASKQMVGLFLCVWIRSDLHHHISNIKLSCVGRGIMGYLGNKGSISMSMTMHKTTFCFVCTHLASGQKEGDEVKRNMDVMEILKKTKFPRSRGVPEQAMSPDSILDHDKIIWLGDLNYRLASGDDTNELLKKNDWRALLEKDQLKMEQRAGRIFEGWEEGRISFPPTYKYLTNSDDYVGQTSISKDKRRTPAWCDRILWKGEGIKQMWYERVEFKFSDHRPVCSLFSVEVNAPNKFELNNTSNKPCGLLLEEVLLLKEHTLAQNVPPYVSGHSFISNNPMRIRQLHKS, from the exons AAATGGCTGAATATACAGAGTGGGGCTGATGAATTTCATTCGGATCACCTCACCAAAG CTATGTTGCAAAGAAGAGATGGACGAATGAGTTATTTGAGCGAAAACAGTTGTGCCATAGTGCCCGAGGAGTTTACCG GTGATTGGTTGATAGAAGCAAAGGATGAAAGTATTGGAATTTCAAAACTTATTCCAGAGATACCTGTGATCCACAATCCACTCAATCTCAG GTTGGCGGTGGGGACATGGAATGTAGGAGGAAACTCACCGAATGAGGACTTGAACTTAAACAACTGGCTAACCACTGGTGTCCCAGCTGACATCTATGTTATCGG ATTTCAGGAGATCGTACCTCTGAATGCTGGAAATGTTCTGGGAGCAGAGGATAGTGGTCCAGCTGCAAAATGGCTTTCAATTATTCGACAAGCTCTAAATAGTCAAAATCCTGGTCCACAACTTCCTGACTATTACAATTGCACCCCTGATGCTGAGGTTAGCGAAGAACGAACATGCCCACTTAGCTCTAGTGAAGAAGATTCACAGAGTCCACCTTGCTGTTCAGGGAGGCAAGACGGTTATACCCTGGTAGCAAGTAAGCAAATGGTGGGACTTTTTCTATGCGTGTGGATTCGCTCAGATTTGCATCATCATATCAGCAATATAAAATTATCCTGTGTCGGAAGAGGCATCATGGGATATCTTGGGAACAAG GGGTCTATATCGATGAGTATGACAATGCACAAAACAACATTTTGTTTCGTTTGCACTCACCTGGCTTCCGGACAGAAAGAGGGAGATGAAGTAAAAAGAAATATGGATGTCATGGAGATACTGAAGAAAACTAAATTTCCTCGTTCACGTGGAGTTCCCGAACAAGCAATGTCTCCTGATAGCATTTTGGATCATGA TAAGATCATTTGGCTGGGAGATCTAAATTATCGACTGGCATCTGGTGATGACACTAATGAGCTACTCAAGAAAAATGACTGGCGAGCGCTCTTGGAGAAAGATCAG TTAAAAATGGAGCAAAGAGCCGGCCGTATCTTCGAGGGATGGGAAGAAGGTCGAATAAGTTTTCCTCCAACCTATAAATATCTTACCAACTCTGACGATTATGTGGGACAAACCTCCATTTCTAAAGACAAACGGCGAACTCCTGCTTG GTGTGACAGAATACTGTGGAAAGGAGAAGGAATAAAGCAGATGTGGTATGAAAGGGTTGAGTTTAAGTTCTCAGATCACAGACCAGTCTGTTCACTATTTTCAGTTGAAGTGAATGCACCAAATAAGTTTGAACTCAATAACACATCCAACAAACCTTGCGGGCTACTCTTAGAAGAAGTGTTGTTGCTAAAGGAGCACACACTTGCACAAAATGTGCCTCCCTATGTTTCCGGTCACAGCTTCATTAGTAACAATCCAATGAGAATACGACAACTGCACAAATCCTGA
- the LOC141712491 gene encoding WAT1-related protein At2g37460-like, whose translation MCASKVFMRAKPFLAVLFLQFGLAGMDILSKAALNEGMSNYVFVVYRHAIATIVIAPFAIILDKKVRPKMTKAMFGKIMLLGLLEPVIDQNLYIMGMKNTTATFAAAMCNVLPAITFVIACIFGLEKVKCKSIRSQAKVGGTLTTVGGAMLMTLVKGPVIDLIWTRGRTHQLQGSGGVDLQHSVRGSLMITVGCFSWACFMVLQAITLETYPAELSLTAWICLMGTVEGAVVALVMERGNAAVWSLNLDTKLLAAVYSGVFCSGLAYYVQGIIMKDRGPVFVTAFNPLSMIIVAVLGSFILGEQMYLGRVIGAIVIVAGLYLVVWGKSKDYKSESLPIDDKKAASYEHAIEASNNNDKKHQKVLTINEPTEENAGGEVRKLRTRQDDSLLKSVTQIV comes from the exons ATGTGTGCAAGCAAAGTGTTTATGAGAGCAAAGCCCTTTCTTGCCGTTCTTTTCCTGCAATTTGGTCTAGCAGGAATGGATATCCTTTCGAAAGCAGCATTAAATGAAGGGATGAGCAATTATGTATTTGTTGTTTACCGTCATGCGATAGCCACCATCGTAATTGCTCCTTTTGCGATCATTCTGGAcaa GAAAGTAAGACCTAAAATGACAAAAGCAATGTTTGGAAAGATCATGCTTCTTGGATTACTAGA ACCAGTTATTGACCAGAATCTTTACATCATGGGGATGAAGAACACAACTGCAACATTTGCAGCCGCTATGTGTAACGTCTTACCTGCCATAACATTTGTCATTGCTTGCATTTTTGG GCTTGAGAAGGTTAAATGTAAGAGTATCAGAAGCCAAGCAAAGGTAGGCGGCACACTGACTACTGTAGGTGGAGCCATGCTCATGACACTTGTCAAAGGGCCAGTTATTGATTTAATATGGACAAGAGGAAGAACTCATCAACTCCAAGGAAGTGGTGGAGTAGATCTTCAACATTCAGTAAGGGGTTCACTTATGATCACCGTTGGATGCTTTAGTTGGGCTTGTTTCATGGTTCTACAG GCAATCACACTAGAAACATATCCTGCTGAGCTCTCTCTAACAGCTTGGATATGCCTGATGGGCACAGTTGAGGGGGCTGTAGTGGCCCTGGTAATGGAGAGGGGAAATGCTGCCGTTTGGTCCTTGAACTTGGACACTAAACTACTGGCAGCTGTCTACAGT GGTGTATTTTGTTCAGGACTAGCTTATTACGTGCAAGGGATTATAATGAAAGACAGAGGACCTGTTTTTGTGACGGCTTTCAATCCACTAAGCATGATCATTGTCGCTGTCCTCGGATCCTTCATCCTAGGTGAACAAATGTACCTGGGAAG GGTGATTGGAGCCATTGTGATAGTTGCAGGACTTTATCTAGTTGTTTGGGGTAAGAGCAAAGATTACAAGTCTGAGTCTCTGCCCATAGACGACAAAAAAGCAGCAAGCTACGAACATGCCATAGAAGCAAGTAACAACAACGATAAGAAGCACCAAAAGGTTCTAACCATAAATGAACCTACTGAAGAAAATGCAGGGGGTGAAGTAAGAAAACTGAGAACCAGACAAGATGATAGTTTATTGAAAAGTGTAACGCAAATAGTATAA
- the LOC141710795 gene encoding type I inositol polyphosphate 5-phosphatase 8-like isoform X3 has product MLIYQRHLINPFLDFKMAGVCNKQLKSSWSKKVARKWLNIQSGADEFHSDHLTKGDWLIEAKDESIGISKLIPEIPVIHNPLNLRLAVGTWNVGGNSPNEDLNLNNWLTTGVPADIYVIGFQEIVPLNAGNVLGAEDSGPAAKWLSIIRQALNSQNPGPQLPDYYNCTPDAEVSEERTCPLSSSEEDSQSPPCCSGRQDGYTLVASKQMVGLFLCVWIRSDLHHHISNIKLSCVGRGIMGYLGNKGSISMSMTMHKTTFCFVCTHLASGQKEGDEVKRNMDVMEILKKTKFPRSRGVPEQAMSPDSILDHDKIIWLGDLNYRLASGDDTNELLKKNDWRALLEKDQLKMEQRAGRIFEGWEEGRISFPPTYKYLTNSDDYVGQTSISKDKRRTPAWCDRILWKGEGIKQMWYERVEFKFSDHRPVCSLFSVEVNAPNKFELNNTSNKPCGLLLEEVLLLKEHTLAQNVPPYVSGHSFISNNPMRIRQLHKS; this is encoded by the exons AAATGGCTGAATATACAGAGTGGGGCTGATGAATTTCATTCGGATCACCTCACCAAAG GTGATTGGTTGATAGAAGCAAAGGATGAAAGTATTGGAATTTCAAAACTTATTCCAGAGATACCTGTGATCCACAATCCACTCAATCTCAG GTTGGCGGTGGGGACATGGAATGTAGGAGGAAACTCACCGAATGAGGACTTGAACTTAAACAACTGGCTAACCACTGGTGTCCCAGCTGACATCTATGTTATCGG ATTTCAGGAGATCGTACCTCTGAATGCTGGAAATGTTCTGGGAGCAGAGGATAGTGGTCCAGCTGCAAAATGGCTTTCAATTATTCGACAAGCTCTAAATAGTCAAAATCCTGGTCCACAACTTCCTGACTATTACAATTGCACCCCTGATGCTGAGGTTAGCGAAGAACGAACATGCCCACTTAGCTCTAGTGAAGAAGATTCACAGAGTCCACCTTGCTGTTCAGGGAGGCAAGACGGTTATACCCTGGTAGCAAGTAAGCAAATGGTGGGACTTTTTCTATGCGTGTGGATTCGCTCAGATTTGCATCATCATATCAGCAATATAAAATTATCCTGTGTCGGAAGAGGCATCATGGGATATCTTGGGAACAAG GGGTCTATATCGATGAGTATGACAATGCACAAAACAACATTTTGTTTCGTTTGCACTCACCTGGCTTCCGGACAGAAAGAGGGAGATGAAGTAAAAAGAAATATGGATGTCATGGAGATACTGAAGAAAACTAAATTTCCTCGTTCACGTGGAGTTCCCGAACAAGCAATGTCTCCTGATAGCATTTTGGATCATGA TAAGATCATTTGGCTGGGAGATCTAAATTATCGACTGGCATCTGGTGATGACACTAATGAGCTACTCAAGAAAAATGACTGGCGAGCGCTCTTGGAGAAAGATCAG TTAAAAATGGAGCAAAGAGCCGGCCGTATCTTCGAGGGATGGGAAGAAGGTCGAATAAGTTTTCCTCCAACCTATAAATATCTTACCAACTCTGACGATTATGTGGGACAAACCTCCATTTCTAAAGACAAACGGCGAACTCCTGCTTG GTGTGACAGAATACTGTGGAAAGGAGAAGGAATAAAGCAGATGTGGTATGAAAGGGTTGAGTTTAAGTTCTCAGATCACAGACCAGTCTGTTCACTATTTTCAGTTGAAGTGAATGCACCAAATAAGTTTGAACTCAATAACACATCCAACAAACCTTGCGGGCTACTCTTAGAAGAAGTGTTGTTGCTAAAGGAGCACACACTTGCACAAAATGTGCCTCCCTATGTTTCCGGTCACAGCTTCATTAGTAACAATCCAATGAGAATACGACAACTGCACAAATCCTGA
- the LOC141710795 gene encoding type I inositol polyphosphate 5-phosphatase 8-like isoform X2, with the protein MAGVCNKQLKSSWSKKVARKWLNIQSGADEFHSDHLTKAMLQRRDGRMSYLSENSCAIVPEEFTGDWLIEAKDESIGISKLIPEIPVIHNPLNLRLAVGTWNVGGNSPNEDLNLNNWLTTGVPADIYVIGFQEIVPLNAGNVLGAEDSGPAAKWLSIIRQALNSQNPGPQLPDYYNCTPDAEVSEERTCPLSSSEEDSQSPPCCSGRQDGYTLVASKQMVGLFLCVWIRSDLHHHISNIKLSCVGRGIMGYLGNKGSISMSMTMHKTTFCFVCTHLASGQKEGDEVKRNMDVMEILKKTKFPRSRGVPEQAMSPDSILDHDKIIWLGDLNYRLASGDDTNELLKKNDWRALLEKDQLKMEQRAGRIFEGWEEGRISFPPTYKYLTNSDDYVGQTSISKDKRRTPAWCDRILWKGEGIKQMWYERVEFKFSDHRPVCSLFSVEVNAPNKFELNNTSNKPCGLLLEEVLLLKEHTLAQNVPPYVSGHSFISNNPMRIRQLHKS; encoded by the exons AAATGGCTGAATATACAGAGTGGGGCTGATGAATTTCATTCGGATCACCTCACCAAAG CTATGTTGCAAAGAAGAGATGGACGAATGAGTTATTTGAGCGAAAACAGTTGTGCCATAGTGCCCGAGGAGTTTACCG GTGATTGGTTGATAGAAGCAAAGGATGAAAGTATTGGAATTTCAAAACTTATTCCAGAGATACCTGTGATCCACAATCCACTCAATCTCAG GTTGGCGGTGGGGACATGGAATGTAGGAGGAAACTCACCGAATGAGGACTTGAACTTAAACAACTGGCTAACCACTGGTGTCCCAGCTGACATCTATGTTATCGG ATTTCAGGAGATCGTACCTCTGAATGCTGGAAATGTTCTGGGAGCAGAGGATAGTGGTCCAGCTGCAAAATGGCTTTCAATTATTCGACAAGCTCTAAATAGTCAAAATCCTGGTCCACAACTTCCTGACTATTACAATTGCACCCCTGATGCTGAGGTTAGCGAAGAACGAACATGCCCACTTAGCTCTAGTGAAGAAGATTCACAGAGTCCACCTTGCTGTTCAGGGAGGCAAGACGGTTATACCCTGGTAGCAAGTAAGCAAATGGTGGGACTTTTTCTATGCGTGTGGATTCGCTCAGATTTGCATCATCATATCAGCAATATAAAATTATCCTGTGTCGGAAGAGGCATCATGGGATATCTTGGGAACAAG GGGTCTATATCGATGAGTATGACAATGCACAAAACAACATTTTGTTTCGTTTGCACTCACCTGGCTTCCGGACAGAAAGAGGGAGATGAAGTAAAAAGAAATATGGATGTCATGGAGATACTGAAGAAAACTAAATTTCCTCGTTCACGTGGAGTTCCCGAACAAGCAATGTCTCCTGATAGCATTTTGGATCATGA TAAGATCATTTGGCTGGGAGATCTAAATTATCGACTGGCATCTGGTGATGACACTAATGAGCTACTCAAGAAAAATGACTGGCGAGCGCTCTTGGAGAAAGATCAG TTAAAAATGGAGCAAAGAGCCGGCCGTATCTTCGAGGGATGGGAAGAAGGTCGAATAAGTTTTCCTCCAACCTATAAATATCTTACCAACTCTGACGATTATGTGGGACAAACCTCCATTTCTAAAGACAAACGGCGAACTCCTGCTTG GTGTGACAGAATACTGTGGAAAGGAGAAGGAATAAAGCAGATGTGGTATGAAAGGGTTGAGTTTAAGTTCTCAGATCACAGACCAGTCTGTTCACTATTTTCAGTTGAAGTGAATGCACCAAATAAGTTTGAACTCAATAACACATCCAACAAACCTTGCGGGCTACTCTTAGAAGAAGTGTTGTTGCTAAAGGAGCACACACTTGCACAAAATGTGCCTCCCTATGTTTCCGGTCACAGCTTCATTAGTAACAATCCAATGAGAATACGACAACTGCACAAATCCTGA